A single genomic interval of Physeter macrocephalus isolate SW-GA chromosome 5, ASM283717v5, whole genome shotgun sequence harbors:
- the SMIM30 gene encoding small integral membrane protein 30, with product MISVSTQLFLVFSLLLVLPVVEAVEAGDAIALLLGVVLSITGICACLGVYARKRNGQM from the coding sequence ATGATCTCAGTTTCAACACAATTGTTCCTAGTCTTTTCATTGCTTCTGGTGCTGCCTGTTGTTGAAGCAGTAGAAGCCGGAGATGCAATCGCTCTCTTGTTAGGTGTGGTTCTCAGCATTACAGGCATTTGTGCTTGTTTGGGGGTATATGCACGAAAGAGAAATGGACAGATGTGA